Within the Pseudomonadota bacterium genome, the region CGATCACCTTGCGGCGGTCCGGGCGATTCGCTTTCAACCAGGCGTGCAATCTGGGCCCGGCAGGCTCGACATCGCGGTACGGCGCGACCTCGTCCAGCGTGCTCGCGTCGTAGTCGAAGGGGAACTGCTCGGCGCTGTCCTCGACAAAGAAATCGAAGGGGTTGATCACGTCGAGACGGGCAACGAGGTCGACCGTGACCGTCAACTCACGGCAGGGTTCCGGGAACACCAGCCGTGCGAGGTAGTTCCCGAACGGGTCCTGCTGCCAGTTGATGAAATGCGCCGCGGGCGTCACGTTGAGGCTGTAGCTCAGGATCGGTGTGCGGCAATGCGCGGCGGGCTTCAGCCGGATGATGTGGGGACCGAGCGTAACGGGTTTGTCGTAGCGGTAGGTCGTGGTGTGGTCGAGCGCGACCTTGATGCTCATGCGGTCTCCGGAACCGGCGGAAAGTAGGCTCGCGTGATCGCGTCGCCGATGTCGAGCAGATCACTCTGGACCGCGTCGAGAAAGCGGTGCCGTGCTAGGGCGTCGGCTGCCAGGGCGTCGGTGTCGACAGCGTCGATGCGCGCGTGCAGCGACGCCACGAGCGCGCGCGCGTCGTCGTGGTTGGGAAAGTGCTCGAGACAGCGGTCGAGCCGAACCAGACAAAACAGGCAGGCCGCCGGCAATTGCGCGTCCTTGAGCAGGAAGTCGAGGCAGCCGGTCGCGTTGACCGGTTGCCGCACGTGCCGGCGGTACATCTGCATGGCCGACACCGAGCGCAGCGCGGCCATCCAGTCGCGGTGGTCGTTCGAGGCAAAGTCGGTGTCACCGTCCGGTGTGGTCACACTCTTTGGCACATCGAGCACCCGGGTGGTCATGTCGGCGCGCTCGAGGTAGCAGGCCATGCGGGTGAAGCGGTAGGCCTGATCGTGACGCAGGCTGCCGTGGATAGCCCCCGAGATTTCGAGCACCTGCCGTTCGATCGCCTCGAGGACCTGGCGGCGGTTGGCCAGCGTTACGCCCTGCTCGCAGGCGCTGCGCACGTAGCGCACCAGGGTGCTGATACGCTGGTAGAGCTGTTTCGGAAACACGTCGCGCGCACTGCGCAGGTTGTTGCGGATGGCAATCGACGCGTTGATGATCGAGCCCGGGTTACGCTCGTCGGCGACCAGAAAGGTGGTGACATCCTGGGCACTGGCCTCGGCGTAGTGCTTGAGGTAGAGCGCGTCGAGGCCAGTGATCGAGATCAGCGGCATCCAGCCGTCGTGCGACTGCACGTCGGGCAGGTCCATCAGCGAGCGGCTGTAGACGTTGATCAGCCGCGCGGAGTTTTCGATTCGCTCGAGGTAGCGACTCAGCCAGTAGACGTTCTCTGCAACGCGGGACAGCATGGGCTCAGACTCGTGCCGAGGTGGGTTCGGGTCGCGTCACGACGGCGCACCCTCGACGCCGTCCTCGACGATCCAGGTGTCCTTGCTGCCGCCGCCCTGCGAGGAGTTCACCACCAGGGACCCGGGCACCAGGGCGACGCGGGTCAAGCCGCCGGTGGTGACGGTGATGTCATCGCCCTGCAAGACGAAAGGCCGGAGGTCGACGTGGCGCGCGGCCAGGCTCAAGGGGTCCTCGCCGCCCCCGCACAGGGTCGGCGAGGTCGAGATCGACAGAGTCGGCTGGGCGATGTAATTGCGCGGGTTGGCGCGGATGTTGTCGGCCATCGCCGCCTGCTGCTCGGCGGTGCTGTGCGGGCCGATCAGCATGCCGTAGCCACCGGATTCGTTGGCGGGCTTGACCACCAGCGCGTCGAGGTTGTCCAGCACATGCGCCAAGCTGTCCGGGTCGCTGCACCGGTAGGTCGGGACGTTGGCGAGCGTCGGTGTCTCGTTCAGGTAATAACGGATGATGTCCGGCACGTAGGAGTACACGACCTTGTCGTCGGCGACGCCGGCACCCGGCGCGTTGGCGATCGCCACGTTGCCGGCGCGCCAGGCGTCCATGAGGCCGGCCACGCCGAGCTTCGAATCGGGGTTGAAGCAGCTCGGGTCGAGGAAGGCGTCGTCGACGCGGCGGTAGAGCACGTCGACCTTGATCAGGCCGTTGACGTCGCGCATGTAGACGGTGTCGTCCTGCACCACGAGGTCGCGGCCCTCGACCAGTTCCGCGCCGATCTCCTGGGCGAGAAACGCGTGTTCAAAATAGGCCGAGTTGAACACCCCGGGGGTCAGCACGCAGAGCGTCGGGTTGGGCACCGGGCTGAGCGAGGCCAGCATGCGCCGCAGGTTGCTGGTGTAGTTGTCGACCGGGCGCACCCGACAACGGCTGAACAACTCCGGCACCGTGCGTTTCATGATCTCGCGGTTCTCGATCATGTAGGACACGCCCGACGGCACGCGCAGGTTGTCTTCGAGCACGTAGACCGTGCCGTCCTTGTCGCGCACCAGATCGCTGCCGCAGATGTGCGCCCACACGCTGTGCGGCGGGGTCAGCCCGAGGCATTCAGGTCGAAAATTGGTAGACGTTTCAATCAGGTCGCGCGGCACCACGCCGTCGTTGAAAATTGCCTGTTCGTTGTAGACGTCATGGATGAAGCAATTGAGCGCACGGATGCGCTGTTTCAGTCCGGCTTCGACCGCGCGCCATTCTCGGTCACTGATGATGCGCGGGATGATGTCGAAGGGCCACTCACGGTCGATGTTGCCCTTGTCGGAGTACACCGTGAAGGTGATACCCATCTGCTGGATGGCAAGTTCTGCGGCGTCACGACGTTGGATCAGTGCGTCGTCGTCGAGGTCGTCGAGCCAGCTGGCGACGTCGGTGGCGAAGTCGCGCGCTGACCCATTTTGGTGCATCAGCTCGTCGTGACAGGGACTGGTGTAATCACGCCATCGACTGCTGTGCATCAGGGGTCCCTTATTCCGAAACGAGCCTCGGTTGCCCAATACGGTTGACGTCCACTTCGACGGTCAGTGTATGCGCACCGCCACCATAGACTACTCCCTTGACCGGAACAACATCGCTGTAGTCGCGTCCCCAACCCACCGTGACGTACTGCGAATCGGGGCGTTTGTTGTTGGTTGGATCGAAGTCGAACCAACCGGATTCGGTCGAAAACACCGAGAACCACGCGTGCGACGCGTCGGCGCCCTGCAGTTTCTCAACGCCGGGGGGCGGCAGGGTTTCGAGGTAGCCACTGACGTAGCGCGCCGGCACACCCTGGGTCCGCAGCACGGCGATGGCGAGGTGGGCAAAATCCTGGCACACCCCCTTGCGTGCGGCGACCACGGTCGAGAGCGGAGTCAACACGGTCGAGAAGCCCGATGTGTACTGGAAGGTGCCGTAGATGTGCTGCATCAGGCGTTCGGCATACGCCAAGACCGGTTCGTCGCCGATGGGCAACTCCTCGACAATCGGTGCCGCGCTTGCGTCTTTCGGAATCGACGGAGACGGCAACAGGCAGTCGCGTGCCATCAGCGCATCGGGGTCGCGGCGCGACTGCAGCGTGGCGCCGTTGGCTGCGGCGGTCGATGATTGCGGCAGCGGGTCAAGCGCGTCGGCCGTTTCGATCAGCGAGTCGACAACGATGTCACATGCCGTGTGCGCCGTGTGCAGGTCGAACAGCGCGACCGTGTTGCCGAACTGGTCGACCCGGCTGTCAATGCGGTTAGGCCGTGGGCTCACCACAAGGTCGGTTTGCAGGCACCGTTGCTGCGGGGTGTCGCGCGGCAGCAGGCACACCTGGTTGATCGACTGGCTCGCCGACGCCGTGTAGTTGTAGAGGGTCCGGTGCCGAACGGTCAGTTTCATCGGGCGTCGTCGCGCTGCGGTGGCAGCGCCGAGCGTGCCATGTTGCCGATCGGGAGCCGGTTCAAGCCGAACGAACGGCTGGCCTCGGTGTGGCTGAAGTAGACGCCGTTGATCGCGTCCGCCATCGACTCGGTGAGGTCCTGCACGCCCTTGAGGAACTTCTGCAGGCTCTGCCAGTTGTCACGGTCGTCGCTCAGCAACCGGTTCGGGTCGGCCAGCCGCACCTGGCTGACCGCGGCGATGGCGAGCTTGCCGAGTGCGTCGTGGCCGGCCACGGCGCGCCGCTCGGGCAGCCGCTCGATCACGTCGTGCGCGGCGGCGAGCTGGTAGGCGAGTGAGCGCGGGTTGATCTCGTCGAGCAACAGCAATTGCACGACGCGCCGCAGATCGAGGTCGCTGCGGTAACGGCTGCGGTAGGTCATCACGCTGTCGAACAGGCGCAACAGGTTTTCCATCAGCCGCGCGTTGTAGCGGTCGGACGAGAGCGCGGCGGCCACGGTAACGGCGATCTGGTTGGCGCGTTCGATTCGGCGACCGAGCTGGGTGAACAACCAGTCGTCGCTGTGGGTGATGTTCTCGTGGCCGAGTCCAGTGCTTGCGGCGGTCAACAGCAGCAACTCGTCGAGCACGTGCAAGGTGTTGCCCAGGTGCTCGTCGTGTGAGCTGAAATCCGCCGGCAAGGCCAGCGTGTCGAGCAGGCCCTGGGTGTCGCGCAGGCGGTTGAACACGCGCACCTGCTCGCCCGACAACCGGTCGTTCAATGCGGTTGCGCTGCTGTGCAGCTGTTGCAAGGCGTTGGCGAGCGTGCCGACCCGCGTCGCGTCTTGCAGCAGCGAAAGCAGCTCACGGTCCGGTTGTGCCATGCGGCGCTTTGCGCCACGGCCGAGAAAGCCCGGCGCGGTGCCGGTCGCCGCGGTGGTGGCGCGCAACAGACCTTGCATCCCGGGTGTCGACAGGCTGATGTCGCGCGGCCGGTCGTCGTCGAGCAAGGCGTTGAGCGTCGTGCGCACCAGACGCAGCACGCTGTCGAGGCGCTCGCTGTAGCGGCCGAGCCAGAACACGTTCTCCGCCAGGCGGCTGGGCAGGTCGCCCGTCTCGGCGCGCACCGGCTCGCTGTCGCGCGGCTGCAACAGGGTGTCTTCGTCGATGAAATCGGCCGCCAGCACCCAGGTGTCCTTGCAGGCCACATCCGGCGCGGTGCCGGTCTCGACCGTCGGGCTGTCGTGCAGCAGGCACCACCCCCCCGGCAGGCTCTCGTAGCCGCCTGCGTCGTCTGCGATGTGAAAGGTTCGCAGCGTCAGCGCGCGCGACACCATCTCTGTGCCGAGCAGGCTGGGTGCGAACGACGCAGCCAGCGGCGCCTGGGCGACGTACTCGGCAGGGTTGTTCTCAAGCACCGCGACGCGGGCGCGCCAGGCGGCCTCATCCAGCGCGCGTGGCGAAAACACATCTTCGGGTGCATTGATCGACCAGAAATCGAATCCGCTGGCGTCGTTCAGCGCGGTCGCGCGCTGCGCGGCGTCGCCGAGCCAAAGCGTGCGCGGCGCGGCGACTGCCAGCGTCTCGCCGAGCAGGGCTTCACACAGTGCCGGCAGGATCGACTCGAGCGCGGTGTTGTCGAGCACGCCGGCGCCGAGTGGGTTGATGACCGTGACGCCGCCGCGGCGCGCGGCGTCGACCAGACCCGGCACGCCGCCGCCGACCACCTTGCCCTCGACCAGCGGGTCGACGGTGTCGTCGTCCATGAAGCGCAGCACTGTCCTGACCGGTTGCAGCCCGGTGATGGTCTTGAGGAACACGAGGCCGTCGCGCACGGTGAGGTCGGCCGGCTCGACCATCGCGTAGCCGAGGTACTTCGACAACCACGCGTATTCGAAGTAGTCCGGGTGCGTCGATGCGTGGCACAACATCACGCACTGGGCGTTGCTGCTCACCTGAGCCGCCACGGTCTGCTGCAGGCGCCTGAAAAACGCAGCCACCCGCCGCACGCGGTAGGACTTGAAGGCACTGGGCAACACACGCGAGAGCACCATGCGGTTCTCCAGCGTGTAGCCGAGGCCGGTTGGGTACTGGCTGCGCTCGCGCAACGCCAGCCAGTCGCCGGTCACGCTGCGGCGAAGGTCGCAACTGAACAGCGGCAACGGCAGCATCGCCGGCGTGGAAGCCTCCGACGAGACGAGATCGCGCAGGTAACCCCGGTGTGCATAGAGCATCTCGGCTGGCAGCACCCCCTCCGACACCAGCCGCTGTGCACCGTAGATGTCCCGGAACAGCGCGGCCTTGAGCCGCGCACGCTGCTGCACCCCGTGCACGAGCGCGTTCCACGCGGCCTCGTCGAACACCATCGGTATCGTGTCCAGCGCACGACCGCTCGGGTTGCCCCCGGCCGCCGGGTCGTAGGCGAGCCCGTTGGCGCGGAACTGGCGGTCGATCTCGCGCTGGCGGCTGGCGAGCTGGTCGGGCGAATACGCCGTGATGTGCGACAGTAACGCGGTCCACTCCCGGCGGACACCGCCGTCGGTGTGCCGGGTCTCGTCGTAGTGGGCTGGAGGCGCTGTCTGTGGTGCTGCGCCGGTCATGGCTGGAGGCTCATAAAAAGTGGGGGGCTTCGGGGATTAGCGTAGCAAGATCGCCGTGCTGACAGGACCCGGCTGCACCGGGATCCG harbors:
- a CDS encoding transglutaminase family protein; its protein translation is MKLTVRHRTLYNYTASASQSINQVCLLPRDTPQQRCLQTDLVVSPRPNRIDSRVDQFGNTVALFDLHTAHTACDIVVDSLIETADALDPLPQSSTAAANGATLQSRRDPDALMARDCLLPSPSIPKDASAAPIVEELPIGDEPVLAYAERLMQHIYGTFQYTSGFSTVLTPLSTVVAARKGVCQDFAHLAIAVLRTQGVPARYVSGYLETLPPPGVEKLQGADASHAWFSVFSTESGWFDFDPTNNKRPDSQYVTVGWGRDYSDVVPVKGVVYGGGAHTLTVEVDVNRIGQPRLVSE
- a CDS encoding alpha-E domain-containing protein gives rise to the protein MLSRVAENVYWLSRYLERIENSARLINVYSRSLMDLPDVQSHDGWMPLISITGLDALYLKHYAEASAQDVTTFLVADERNPGSIINASIAIRNNLRSARDVFPKQLYQRISTLVRYVRSACEQGVTLANRRQVLEAIERQVLEISGAIHGSLRHDQAYRFTRMACYLERADMTTRVLDVPKSVTTPDGDTDFASNDHRDWMAALRSVSAMQMYRRHVRQPVNATGCLDFLLKDAQLPAACLFCLVRLDRCLEHFPNHDDARALVASLHARIDAVDTDALAADALARHRFLDAVQSDLLDIGDAITRAYFPPVPETA
- a CDS encoding circularly permuted type 2 ATP-grasp protein, translating into MTGAAPQTAPPAHYDETRHTDGGVRREWTALLSHITAYSPDQLASRQREIDRQFRANGLAYDPAAGGNPSGRALDTIPMVFDEAAWNALVHGVQQRARLKAALFRDIYGAQRLVSEGVLPAEMLYAHRGYLRDLVSSEASTPAMLPLPLFSCDLRRSVTGDWLALRERSQYPTGLGYTLENRMVLSRVLPSAFKSYRVRRVAAFFRRLQQTVAAQVSSNAQCVMLCHASTHPDYFEYAWLSKYLGYAMVEPADLTVRDGLVFLKTITGLQPVRTVLRFMDDDTVDPLVEGKVVGGGVPGLVDAARRGGVTVINPLGAGVLDNTALESILPALCEALLGETLAVAAPRTLWLGDAAQRATALNDASGFDFWSINAPEDVFSPRALDEAAWRARVAVLENNPAEYVAQAPLAASFAPSLLGTEMVSRALTLRTFHIADDAGGYESLPGGWCLLHDSPTVETGTAPDVACKDTWVLAADFIDEDTLLQPRDSEPVRAETGDLPSRLAENVFWLGRYSERLDSVLRLVRTTLNALLDDDRPRDISLSTPGMQGLLRATTAATGTAPGFLGRGAKRRMAQPDRELLSLLQDATRVGTLANALQQLHSSATALNDRLSGEQVRVFNRLRDTQGLLDTLALPADFSSHDEHLGNTLHVLDELLLLTAASTGLGHENITHSDDWLFTQLGRRIERANQIAVTVAAALSSDRYNARLMENLLRLFDSVMTYRSRYRSDLDLRRVVQLLLLDEINPRSLAYQLAAAHDVIERLPERRAVAGHDALGKLAIAAVSQVRLADPNRLLSDDRDNWQSLQKFLKGVQDLTESMADAINGVYFSHTEASRSFGLNRLPIGNMARSALPPQRDDAR
- a CDS encoding circularly permuted type 2 ATP-grasp protein, with product MHQNGSARDFATDVASWLDDLDDDALIQRRDAAELAIQQMGITFTVYSDKGNIDREWPFDIIPRIISDREWRAVEAGLKQRIRALNCFIHDVYNEQAIFNDGVVPRDLIETSTNFRPECLGLTPPHSVWAHICGSDLVRDKDGTVYVLEDNLRVPSGVSYMIENREIMKRTVPELFSRCRVRPVDNYTSNLRRMLASLSPVPNPTLCVLTPGVFNSAYFEHAFLAQEIGAELVEGRDLVVQDDTVYMRDVNGLIKVDVLYRRVDDAFLDPSCFNPDSKLGVAGLMDAWRAGNVAIANAPGAGVADDKVVYSYVPDIIRYYLNETPTLANVPTYRCSDPDSLAHVLDNLDALVVKPANESGGYGMLIGPHSTAEQQAAMADNIRANPRNYIAQPTLSISTSPTLCGGGEDPLSLAARHVDLRPFVLQGDDITVTTGGLTRVALVPGSLVVNSSQGGGSKDTWIVEDGVEGAPS